The following are from one region of the Salmo salar chromosome ssa27, Ssal_v3.1, whole genome shotgun sequence genome:
- the LOC106589073 gene encoding alpha-taxilin yields the protein MKKQDTEESATQGSDAAPPPGTGEIEGSTAAKDVTDTVSPKEPDRPSQIDGAESSVAEVSAVPNTAESAALPAVPPVEEPAFVPVSSIADHVPVPVSTMADHVPVPVSTVAEGVSSQCDMAEELSRQLEDILNTYCLEDNGEDGVNLPNGQSHGPVLNGLANEKELDVKPEDVKVNAGGAEKEKVKTQEKKKVKGLGKEITLLMQTLNTLSTPEEKLAGLCKKYADLLEEQRNSQKQMRVLQKKQSQLVQETDHLKKEHSKAILARSKLESLCRELQRHNRTLKEDGTQRARVEEEKRKVVTSHFQVTLNDIQAQMEQHNERNASLRLENSELAEKLKKLIQQYELREEHIDKVFKHKDLQQQLVDAKLQQAQELLLESEDRHHREKDFLLKEAVESQRMCELMKQQEVHLKQQLSLYTEKFEEFQTTLSKSNEVFTTFKQEMEKMTKKIKKLEKETTMYRSRWESSNKALLNMAEEKTLQDREFDSLQGKVGKLEKLCRALQNERNELSKKVQGLSTGPGDNSPGAESPSLPPTDSQEPSPDPDTTTPSSPIPCSHGCHCGPELDTENQACAATLTAQE from the exons ATGAAGAAACAGGACACGGAAGAGTCGGCCACGCAGGGCAGTGACGCGGCTCCACCACCTGGCACTGGAGAGATTGAGGGAAGCACAGCGGCAAAAGACGTTACAGACACTGTCAGCCCTAAAGAGCCAGACAGACCATCACAGATTGATGGGGCTGAAAGTTCAG TGGCTGAGGTGTCTGCCGTTCCCAACACAGCAGAGTCTGCAGCTCTCCCCGCGGTCCCACCTGTAGAAGAGCCTGCTTTCGTCCCAGTCTCTTCTATAGCAGACCATGTACCCGTCCCAGTCTCTACTATGGCAGACCATGTACCCGTCCCAGTCTCTACTGTAGCGGAGGGGGTGTCGTCTCAGTGTGACATGGCTGAGGAGCTGAGCCGCCAACTGGAGGACATCCTCAACACCTACTGCCTGGAGGACAACGGGGAGGACGGGGTTAACCTGCCCAACGGCCAATCACACGGCCCTGTGCTCAACGGCCTGGCCAATGAGAAGGAGCTGGACGTGAAGCCAGAGGATGTCAAAGTGAACGCCGGCGGGGCGGAGAAAGAGAAAGTAAAGACTCAGGAGAAGAAGAAGGTGAAGGGTCTGG GTAAAGAGATCACCCTGCTGATGCAGACCCTGAATACTCTGAGTACACCAGAGGAGAAACTGGCAGGCCTCTGTAAGAAGTATGCTGATCTG ctGGAGGAGCAGCGGAACAGTCAGAAGCAAATGCGTGTCCTGCAGAAGAAACAGTCTCAGCTGGTGCAGGAGACGGACCACCTAAAGAAGGAACACAGCAAGGCCATCCTGGCACGCAGCAAACTGGAGTCACTCTGTAGGGAGCTGCAGAGACACAACCGCACGCTCAAG GAGGACGGGACACAGCGTGCACgcgtggaggaggagaagaggaaggtgGTGACATCACACTTCCAG gtGACTCTGAATGACATCCAGGCCCAAATGGAGCAGCATAACGAGAGGAATGCCAGTCTGAGGCTGGAGAACTCTGAGCTGGCAGAGAAGCTCAAGAAACTCATCCAACAGTATGAACTACGAGAGGAG cacattgacaaggtgttcaaGCATAAGGACCTGCAGCAACAGCTggtggatgctaagctacaacAGGCTCAGGAACTGCTCCTGGAGTCAGAGGACCGCCATCACAGAGAGAAGGACTTT ctgTTGAAGGAAGCGGTCGAGTCTCAGAGGATGTGTGAGCTGATGAAGCAGCAGGAAGTCCATCTCAAACAACAG CTGTCCTTATACACAGAGAAGTTTGAGGAGTTCCAGACTACTCTGTCCAAGAGCAATGAGGTGTTCACCACCTTCAAACAGGAGATGGAGAAG ATGACGAAGAAGATTAAGAAGCTGGAGAAGGAGACGACCATGTATCGCTCCAGGTGGGAGAGCAGTAACAAGGCCCTGCTGAACATGGCTGAGGAG AAAACTCTGCAGGACCGTGAGTTCGACAGCCTCCAGGGGAAGGTAGGGAAGTTGGAAAAGCTTTGCCGGGCGCTGCAGAACGAACGCAACGAACTCAGCAAGAAGGTTCAGGGCCTGAGCACCGGCCCCGGGGACAACAGCCCAGGGGCTGAATCCCCTTCCCTACCCCCCACAGACTCCCAGGAGCCCAGCCCAGACCCCGACACCACCACTCCTAGCTCCCCAATTCCCTGCTCCCACGGCTGCCACTGCGGCCCAGAGTTGGACACTGAGAACCAGGCCTGTGCAGCCACCCTCACTGCCCAGGAATGA
- the eif3i gene encoding eukaryotic translation initiation factor 3 subunit I: protein MKPILLQGHERSITQIKYNREGDLIFSVAKDTVANVWYSVNGERLGTYNGHTGALWCVDCDWDTKNVLTGSADNSCRLWDCETGKQLAMLNTSSAVRTCGFDFSGNIIMFSTDKQMGYQCFLNYFDLRDPQQIEDNQPYLTVPCAESKITSAVWGPLGEFVIAGHENGEINQFSAKSGEVLKKVKEHNKQINDIQTSVDLTMVITASKDCSSKLFDSTTLDHIKSFKTERPVNSAAISPIMDHVVMGGGQEAMEVTTTSTRIGKFEARFFHAAYEEEFGRVKGHFGPINCVAFHPDGKSYSSGGEDGYTRIHHFDPQYFDFELEA from the exons ATG AAACCCATCTTGCTACAGGGCCACGAGAGGTCTATCACACAGATCAAATACAACAGAGAGGGAGACCTGATCTTCTCTGTGGCCAAAGACACG GTAGCGAACGTGTGGTACTCTGTGAACGGAGAGAGGCTTGGAACTTACAATGGACACACTGGAGCTTTGTGGTGTGTGGACTGTGACT GGGACACCAAAAACGTGCTGACAGGATCGGCAGACAACAGCTGTAGACTATGGGACTGTGAGACTg gtaAACAGCTAGCCATGTTGAACACCAGCTCGGCTGTGAGGACCTGTGGCTTTGACTTCAGTGGCAACATCATCATGTTCTCTACAGACAAGCAGATGGGCTACCAGTGTTTCCTCAACTACTTCGACCTACGGGACCCCCAGCAGATCG aGGACAACCAGCCGTACCTGACGGTGCCCTGCGCTGAGTCTAAGATCACCAGTGCTGTGTGGGGGCCTCTGGGAGAGTTTGTTATCGCTGGTCATGAGAACGGGGAGATCAACCAGTTCAGCGCCAAg TCTGGAGAGGTGCTGAAGAAGGTGAAGGaacacaacaaacagatcaacgaCATCCAGACTTCCGTTGATCTGACCATGGTCATCACAGCCTCTAAAGACTGCTCCTCTAAG CTGTTTGACTCTACAACTCTAGATCACATCAAGTCCTTCAAGACAGAGAGACCTGTCAACTCTGCTGCCATCTCCCCAATCATGGACCAC gtgGTGATGGGAGGAGGTCAAGAGGCCATGGAggtcaccaccacctccaccaggaTCGGCAAGTTCGAGGCCAGGTTCTTCCACGCAGCTTACGAAGAGGAGTTTGGCAGGGTCAAGGGTCACTTCGGACCCATCAACTGTGTGGCGTTCCACCCGGACGGCAAGAG CTATTCCAGTGGGGGAGAGGACGGCTATACAAGGATCCATCACTTTGACCCCCAGTACTTTGACTTCGAGCTGGAGGCGTAA